Proteins from one Candidatus Alcyoniella australis genomic window:
- a CDS encoding DUF4956 domain-containing protein yields the protein MAELFGAYHQGMISWQIALLSFLIAVLLSSMISKTYQFTYEGLSWSKSLTQALVLGSVVTCMMMMAIGDNVARGIGVFGTLAIIRFRTNLRDPRDIIFVFSALGTGVAAGAQSFAVGILGTLTFCLLAIGMKWGNIGSLRQHNGSIRFQLAPGSESLEQVRGLLGSGTRSFSLVAMNELAQGTLIDYTYQLRLRNIDKAEQLLLELGKVEGIQGLKFISQEGSVEL from the coding sequence TTGGCAGAGCTTTTCGGCGCATATCACCAGGGGATGATCTCCTGGCAGATTGCCCTGCTCTCGTTTCTGATTGCGGTACTGCTCAGCAGCATGATCTCCAAGACATATCAGTTTACTTACGAGGGGCTCTCCTGGTCCAAGTCGCTGACCCAGGCACTGGTGCTGGGCAGCGTAGTGACCTGCATGATGATGATGGCCATCGGCGACAACGTGGCGCGCGGCATCGGCGTGTTCGGCACGCTGGCGATCATCCGCTTCCGCACAAATTTGCGCGATCCGCGCGACATCATCTTCGTCTTCTCCGCGTTGGGCACCGGCGTGGCCGCGGGCGCGCAGAGCTTCGCCGTGGGCATCCTGGGCACCCTGACCTTCTGCCTGCTGGCGATCGGCATGAAATGGGGCAACATCGGCTCGCTGCGCCAGCACAACGGCTCGATCCGTTTCCAGCTCGCCCCGGGTTCCGAGTCGCTGGAACAGGTGCGCGGCCTGCTGGGCTCGGGCACGCGCAGCTTCTCGCTGGTGGCGATGAACGAACTGGCTCAGGGCACCTTGATCGACTACACCTACCAATTACGCCTGCGCAACATCGACAAGGCCGAACAACTGCTGCTCGAGTTGGGCAAGGTCGAGGGGATCCAGGGACTGAAGTTTATCAGCCAAGAAGGCTCGGTGGAGCTGTAG
- a CDS encoding TolC family protein: MIRRKLPVVELLLIVAWIGVGCYHPNPAPAPRAASAIDVPSYHSEYAAGRTLDEQAAVELALQNDFSLDALARDIELARSQARVSGAFPDPELRVGQLSSHDLDGTLHSLELGLRFSTPYVGERAATRDADEARADLSQSELIAEQIDRSDWVRLGFSQIVRLEGLVEICHSEVQYRSQLLDLLRTQAAINERTNIELVNAELELFNAQQQLSKRENDLRTLQRSLAAAVGLETLPALEPVFEQRIELDREQLLSEAFAARPELLETSSNYRLSQARRHLERVRTIPWISFVEPSYRREYDEDNDETEHWAELRFGIALPIFNLGRVGVRAEELAMQRDLSRLRGIEGQIAIELDQALSEYRRLWDDNEQFAATLTRLEDQVRQTIELGRANPEADPLDLIDLQLELLQVRRARVEFRALLSQVRIDLLRAVGEIHSAQPPH, translated from the coding sequence ATGATCCGCCGAAAACTGCCCGTGGTGGAGTTGCTGCTGATCGTCGCCTGGATCGGCGTGGGCTGCTACCACCCAAATCCCGCGCCCGCACCCCGCGCAGCATCCGCCATCGACGTGCCCTCCTACCACTCCGAATATGCCGCTGGCCGAACCCTTGACGAGCAGGCCGCGGTGGAGCTGGCGTTGCAAAACGACTTTTCCCTGGACGCGCTGGCCCGCGACATCGAGCTGGCGCGATCACAGGCGCGTGTCAGCGGCGCTTTCCCCGACCCCGAGCTGCGGGTCGGACAGCTCTCGTCGCACGACCTGGACGGCACCCTGCACTCGCTGGAGCTCGGGCTGCGCTTCAGCACCCCCTACGTCGGCGAGCGCGCGGCCACGCGCGACGCGGACGAGGCGCGGGCCGATCTTTCGCAGTCCGAATTGATCGCCGAACAGATCGACCGCAGCGACTGGGTGCGGCTGGGATTCTCGCAGATCGTCAGGCTCGAGGGTCTGGTCGAGATCTGCCACAGCGAAGTGCAGTACCGCTCGCAGCTACTCGATCTGCTGCGCACTCAGGCCGCGATCAACGAGCGCACCAACATCGAGCTGGTCAACGCCGAGCTCGAGCTGTTCAACGCGCAACAACAGCTGTCAAAGCGCGAAAACGATTTGCGTACGCTGCAACGTTCGCTGGCCGCGGCCGTGGGATTGGAAACGCTCCCCGCGCTGGAGCCGGTCTTTGAACAGCGTATCGAGCTCGACCGCGAGCAACTGCTCTCAGAGGCCTTTGCCGCGCGTCCCGAGCTGCTCGAGACCTCGAGCAACTATCGCCTGTCCCAGGCGCGCCGTCACCTCGAACGAGTCCGAACCATCCCCTGGATCAGCTTTGTCGAGCCCTCGTACCGCCGCGAGTACGACGAGGACAACGACGAGACCGAGCACTGGGCTGAGCTGCGTTTCGGCATTGCCCTGCCGATCTTCAACCTGGGCCGCGTGGGCGTGCGGGCTGAGGAACTGGCAATGCAGCGCGACCTGTCGCGGCTGCGCGGCATCGAAGGCCAAATCGCCATCGAGCTCGACCAGGCGCTGTCCGAGTATCGACGGCTGTGGGACGACAACGAACAGTTCGCCGCCACCCTGACCCGCCTGGAGGACCAGGTGCGCCAGACCATCGAGCTGGGCCGCGCCAACCCCGAGGCCGATCCGCTGGATCTGATCGATCTGCAATTGGAGCTGCTGCAGGTACGACGCGCCCGAGTCGAGTTTCGGGCCCTGCTTTCCCAGGTGCGCATCGACCTGCTGCGCGCCGTGGGCGAAATCCACAGCGCACAGCCGCCCCACTGA
- a CDS encoding polyphosphate polymerase domain-containing protein, which translates to MSSNGRYGTVSSIKRYENKFLIPESLSAEIRDYIRFFSHPDPLSEDGLGNYTVHSLYLDTPDLAFYMANHLKVNSRLKPRVRFFGNQPNGTLFLEVKRRQGQIVWKTRERISTAIWPKILLSPEDVDDNSQSPESNIEDAFASFTNVTQSFQAIPMAHVRYRREAYVSDIDNYVRITFDRRLSGALARGSANLNIDEHDMFHFDDAHTSKFFESPVVLEIKCESLIPQWVVDLVQRFRLTKRGFSKYYNTMRMGMFEHGGAHEVRAARFMTN; encoded by the coding sequence ATGAGCAGCAACGGTAGATACGGCACTGTAAGCTCGATCAAGCGTTATGAGAACAAATTCCTAATACCGGAGTCTCTAAGCGCTGAGATCAGGGATTATATAAGGTTTTTCTCGCACCCCGACCCGCTGTCCGAGGACGGCTTGGGCAACTACACCGTTCACAGCCTCTACCTTGACACCCCTGATTTGGCGTTCTACATGGCCAACCATCTGAAGGTCAACTCGCGGCTCAAACCGCGCGTGCGTTTTTTCGGCAATCAGCCCAACGGAACTCTGTTTCTGGAGGTCAAACGCCGCCAGGGGCAGATCGTCTGGAAAACCAGAGAACGCATCAGCACGGCGATCTGGCCCAAGATCCTGCTCTCTCCGGAAGATGTCGACGACAACAGCCAAAGCCCCGAGTCCAATATCGAGGATGCCTTTGCCAGCTTCACCAATGTCACGCAGTCTTTTCAGGCGATTCCCATGGCCCACGTGCGCTATCGGCGCGAGGCGTACGTCAGCGACATCGATAATTACGTGCGGATCACCTTTGACCGGCGGCTCTCCGGCGCCCTGGCCCGGGGCAGCGCCAATCTGAATATCGACGAGCATGACATGTTCCATTTCGACGACGCGCACACCAGCAAATTCTTTGAATCGCCCGTGGTGCTTGAGATCAAGTGCGAGTCGCTGATTCCGCAGTGGGTCGTGGACCTAGTGCAGCGTTTTCGTCTGACCAAGCGCGGTTTCTCGAAATACTACAACACGATGCGCATGGGGATGTTCGAACACGGCGGAGCACACGAGGTAAGGGCCGCGCGTTTCATGACCAACTGA
- a CDS encoding lamin tail domain-containing protein, whose amino-acid sequence MSRKTIGLWHWALLAMLLATLLAMGAACDSGDDDDDDDDDVDNPAQPAAGEALFTEIMYDPLALEDIVGEWVELLNTTQTAFNLRGCVFSDENEEHLSTIETDLALPANGYLILGIGLDDNQSPAQPDWTWGEYNLGNSGDTVSLTCSGEVIDQVVYDEAAMDYDPVKGASLALCPGSEDTTANDDMAAWRFSTSAMSDGDLGTPREANDPCQ is encoded by the coding sequence ATGTCCCGTAAAACTATCGGCCTTTGGCATTGGGCGCTGCTGGCCATGCTGTTGGCAACACTGCTGGCCATGGGCGCGGCCTGCGACTCGGGCGACGACGACGATGACGATGACGACGACGTAGATAACCCGGCGCAACCTGCGGCGGGCGAGGCGCTATTCACCGAAATCATGTACGACCCGCTGGCACTGGAAGACATCGTGGGCGAGTGGGTCGAGCTGCTTAACACGACCCAGACCGCGTTCAACCTGCGCGGCTGTGTTTTCAGCGACGAAAACGAAGAGCATCTCAGTACGATCGAGACCGACCTCGCGCTCCCGGCCAACGGCTATCTGATTTTGGGCATCGGCCTGGATGACAACCAAAGCCCGGCCCAGCCCGACTGGACCTGGGGCGAATACAACCTGGGCAACTCCGGCGATACGGTCAGCCTCACCTGCTCCGGTGAAGTAATCGACCAAGTTGTCTACGACGAAGCCGCGATGGACTACGACCCGGTGAAGGGCGCCAGCCTGGCCCTCTGTCCGGGCTCCGAGGACACGACAGCCAACGACGACATGGCGGCCTGGCGCTTCTCCACCAGCGCGATGTCCGATGGCGACCTGGGCACCCCGCGCGAGGCCAACGACCCCTGTCAGTGA